A DNA window from Rhodococcus sp. Z13 contains the following coding sequences:
- the ffh gene encoding signal recognition particle protein, with protein MFESLSDRLTGVLKDLRGKGRLSDADIDATCREIRLALLEADVALPVVREFIKKIKERAKGAEVHGALNPAQQVVKIVNEELVGILGGETRRLKFAKNPPTVIMLAGLQGAGKTTLAGKLAKWLKGQGHTPLLVACDLQRPGAVTQLQVVGERAGVAVFAPHPGTSIGGGDNELGVTAADPIAVAEQGVAEARNKQYDVVIVDTAGRLGIDQELMAQAAGIRDAVNPDEVLFVLDAMIGQDAVSTAEAFREGVGFTGVVLTKLDGDARGGAALSVRELTGQPIMFASTGEKLEDFDVFHPERMASRILGMGDVLTLIEQAEQVFDAKQAEATASKIGSGELTLEDFLEQMMAVRKMGPIANLLGMLPGAGQMKEALAAVDEKQLDRIQAIIRGMTPEERANPKIINGSRRLRIANGSGVKVSDVNQLVDRFFEARKMMAAMAGQMGMPGARKNQRKKGKKGKKGGRGPTPPKVRGGLPGGFPGLPGGMPAGMPDLSNMPKGLDELPPGLEGFDLSKLKFPKN; from the coding sequence GTGTTCGAATCCCTTTCCGACAGGTTGACAGGGGTCCTGAAGGACCTGCGCGGCAAGGGACGGCTGTCCGACGCGGACATCGACGCGACCTGCCGCGAGATCCGCCTCGCGCTGCTCGAGGCCGACGTCGCGCTGCCGGTGGTGCGCGAGTTCATCAAGAAGATCAAGGAACGCGCGAAGGGCGCCGAGGTCCACGGTGCGCTCAACCCGGCGCAGCAGGTCGTCAAGATCGTCAACGAGGAGCTCGTCGGCATCCTCGGTGGTGAGACCCGCCGTCTGAAGTTCGCCAAGAACCCGCCGACCGTCATCATGCTCGCCGGTCTGCAGGGTGCCGGTAAGACCACGCTCGCCGGCAAACTGGCGAAGTGGCTCAAGGGCCAGGGTCACACCCCGCTGCTCGTCGCCTGCGACCTGCAGCGCCCCGGTGCCGTCACCCAGCTGCAGGTCGTCGGCGAACGCGCCGGTGTCGCGGTGTTCGCCCCGCATCCGGGCACGTCCATCGGTGGCGGCGACAACGAACTCGGTGTCACGGCCGCCGACCCGATCGCGGTCGCCGAGCAGGGTGTCGCCGAGGCCCGCAACAAGCAGTACGACGTGGTCATCGTCGACACCGCCGGACGCCTCGGCATCGACCAGGAGCTGATGGCGCAGGCCGCCGGCATCCGCGACGCCGTGAATCCCGACGAGGTGCTGTTCGTCCTCGACGCCATGATCGGCCAGGACGCCGTGAGCACCGCCGAGGCGTTCCGCGAGGGCGTCGGCTTCACCGGCGTGGTGCTCACCAAGCTCGACGGCGACGCTCGCGGTGGTGCCGCGCTCAGCGTCCGCGAGCTGACCGGTCAGCCGATCATGTTCGCGTCGACCGGTGAGAAGCTCGAGGACTTCGACGTCTTCCACCCCGAGCGCATGGCCAGCCGCATCCTCGGCATGGGCGACGTGCTCACCCTCATCGAGCAGGCCGAGCAGGTCTTCGACGCCAAGCAGGCCGAGGCCACCGCCAGCAAGATCGGCTCCGGTGAGCTCACCCTCGAGGACTTCCTCGAGCAGATGATGGCCGTCCGCAAGATGGGTCCCATCGCGAACCTGCTGGGCATGCTGCCCGGTGCGGGGCAGATGAAGGAGGCCCTGGCCGCCGTCGACGAGAAGCAGCTCGACCGCATCCAGGCGATCATCCGCGGTATGACCCCGGAGGAGCGTGCCAACCCGAAGATCATCAACGGTTCGCGGCGCCTGCGCATCGCCAACGGTTCCGGTGTGAAGGTCTCCGACGTCAACCAGCTCGTCGACCGCTTCTTCGAGGCCCGCAAGATGATGGCCGCGATGGCCGGGCAGATGGGCATGCCGGGCGCCCGGAAGAACCAGCGCAAGAAGGGCAAGAAGGGCAAGAAGGGCGGACGTGGCCCGACCCCGCCGAAGGTGCGGGGCGGTCTGCCCGGTGGCTTCCCGGGTCTGCCCGGTGGCATGCCGGCCGGGATGCCCGACCTGTCGAACATGCCCAAGGGCCTCGACGAGCTGCCCCCGGGCCTCGAGGGCTTCGACCTGTCGAAGCTGAAGTTCCCGAAGAACTGA
- a CDS encoding [protein-PII] uridylyltransferase, which yields MRSDPQGSGTRGPGPAASAAGSGPSVSSDRNAPPGGAADLAAARDTLLAGGPRSRRLDTAALRHALVDLHEFWLTTKGAELGIREEGGFAIVAVGGLGRREMLPYSDLDLILLHDDMAPAVVSKVADQLWYPLWDAHIKLDHSVRTVPQALQVFSSDLTAALGMLEARHIAGDAQLSNLLIGGVRRQWRTGIRSRFDELIELTETRWQRSGQIAHRAEPDLKSGRGGLRDVQLLNALSVAQLTDGMPGLGPDVPGGGLAAAHRRLLDVRTELHRVAARPRDQLRAQDADEIAAALRIGDRFDLARVLTESARTISYSVEVGLRTAANSLPRKGLSRLRRGPVRRPLDEGVVEHGGEVALARDAHPRRDPGLTTRVAAAAAQAGLPISAATLTRLADNAPELREPWPREALDDFLVLLGSGRRAVDVIESLDRTGLWGRLLPEWGAVRDLPPRDAVHIWTVDRHLVETAVYASELTTRVARPDLLVLGALLHDIGKGRGGDHSIVGAELALQIGRRMGLWPSDLALLTAMVRHHLLLPHTATRRDLDDPATVEFVVDTLGGDPVLLDLLHALAEADSQATGPGVWGDWKASLIRELVRRCRMMMAGDDLPAPDPIEPGLAALAEEGALHVSLEPRKDGRSFTATFVAPDERGVLSDEAGVLSLHGLRVLSASIASHAGSTVNTFVVVPRFGAPPEAALLRQELIRARSGDLDLLPALEEKDRAVRESRMPERPARAVPVTAAHAPPRIIWFDTPDPGQVVLEIRAEDRIGLLCRLADVFERVGADVRWAKVTTLGATVVDSFCVDFDGAHTRISREHLERELLAVLPAPGPEAPATGA from the coding sequence ATGCGCTCTGACCCCCAGGGGTCCGGCACTCGAGGCCCTGGTCCCGCTGCTTCGGCAGCGGGGTCGGGGCCTTCGGTGTCCTCGGACCGGAACGCCCCGCCCGGCGGTGCCGCGGATCTGGCCGCGGCCCGCGACACCCTGCTCGCCGGCGGCCCCCGAAGCCGCCGCCTCGACACCGCCGCACTGCGGCACGCCCTCGTCGACCTGCACGAGTTCTGGCTCACCACCAAGGGCGCCGAACTCGGTATCCGCGAGGAGGGCGGCTTCGCCATCGTCGCCGTCGGGGGCCTCGGACGCCGGGAGATGCTCCCGTACTCCGACCTCGATCTCATCCTGCTGCACGACGACATGGCCCCGGCCGTGGTCTCCAAGGTCGCCGATCAGCTCTGGTACCCCCTCTGGGACGCGCACATCAAGCTCGACCACAGCGTCCGCACCGTCCCGCAGGCCCTGCAGGTGTTCTCCTCCGACCTCACCGCCGCCCTCGGGATGCTCGAGGCCCGGCACATCGCCGGCGACGCCCAGTTGAGCAACCTGCTGATCGGAGGGGTGCGCCGCCAGTGGCGCACCGGGATCCGGTCCCGCTTCGACGAACTCATCGAACTGACCGAGACGCGGTGGCAACGCAGCGGCCAGATCGCCCACCGAGCCGAACCCGATCTCAAGAGTGGTCGCGGCGGGTTGCGGGACGTGCAGTTGCTCAACGCCCTGTCCGTCGCGCAACTCACCGACGGCATGCCGGGACTCGGACCGGACGTGCCCGGCGGCGGACTCGCCGCCGCCCACCGGCGGCTGCTCGACGTGCGCACCGAACTGCACCGCGTCGCGGCCCGCCCCCGCGACCAGCTGCGCGCCCAGGACGCCGACGAGATCGCCGCGGCCCTGCGCATCGGCGACCGCTTCGACCTCGCCCGGGTGCTCACCGAATCGGCACGCACCATCAGCTACTCGGTGGAGGTCGGTCTGCGGACCGCCGCGAACTCGCTGCCCCGCAAGGGACTGTCGCGGTTGCGCCGCGGTCCCGTCCGGCGCCCCCTCGACGAGGGCGTCGTCGAACACGGGGGAGAGGTCGCCCTCGCCCGCGACGCGCATCCGCGCCGCGATCCCGGGCTGACCACCCGGGTGGCGGCCGCGGCGGCGCAGGCCGGGCTCCCGATCTCGGCGGCGACGCTCACCCGGCTCGCCGACAACGCCCCGGAACTGCGCGAACCGTGGCCGCGGGAGGCACTCGACGACTTCCTGGTGCTGCTCGGTTCCGGGCGCCGCGCCGTCGACGTCATCGAATCCCTGGACCGTACCGGCCTGTGGGGACGGCTGCTGCCCGAATGGGGTGCCGTGCGCGACCTGCCGCCCCGCGACGCCGTCCACATCTGGACCGTCGACCGGCATCTCGTCGAGACCGCCGTCTACGCCAGCGAGCTGACCACCCGCGTCGCGCGCCCCGACCTGCTCGTCCTCGGTGCGCTGCTGCACGACATCGGCAAGGGACGCGGCGGAGACCACAGCATCGTCGGAGCCGAACTCGCCCTGCAGATCGGCCGGCGGATGGGGCTGTGGCCGTCCGATCTCGCCCTGCTCACCGCGATGGTGCGGCACCACCTGCTGCTGCCGCACACCGCGACCCGCCGGGATCTCGACGACCCGGCGACCGTGGAGTTCGTGGTCGACACGCTCGGCGGCGATCCCGTCCTGCTGGACCTGCTGCACGCCCTCGCCGAGGCGGATTCGCAGGCCACCGGGCCGGGGGTGTGGGGCGACTGGAAGGCCTCGCTCATCCGTGAGCTGGTGCGCCGCTGCCGGATGATGATGGCCGGCGACGACCTCCCCGCACCGGACCCGATCGAGCCCGGACTCGCCGCCCTCGCGGAGGAGGGTGCGCTGCACGTCTCGCTCGAACCGCGCAAGGACGGCCGCAGCTTCACGGCGACCTTCGTGGCCCCCGACGAGCGCGGGGTGCTGTCCGACGAGGCCGGGGTGCTGTCGCTGCACGGCCTGCGGGTGCTGTCCGCCTCGATCGCCAGCCACGCCGGGAGCACCGTCAACACCTTCGTCGTGGTGCCGCGCTTCGGCGCACCGCCCGAAGCGGCGCTGCTGCGGCAGGAACTGATCCGGGCCCGCTCCGGCGACCTCGATCTGCTGCCGGCGCTCGAGGAGAAGGACCGTGCGGTGCGGGAGAGCCGGATGCCCGAGAGGCCCGCGCGGGCGGTACCGGTCACCGCGGCGCACGCTCCGCCGCGGATCATCTGGTTCGACACGCCCGATCCCGGGCAGGTGGTGCTCGAGATCCGCGCGGAGGACCGGATCGGCCTGCTGTGCCGTCTCGCGGACGTCTTCGAGCGGGTCGGGGCGGATGTGCGGTGGGCGAAGGTCACCACGCTCGGGGCGACGGTCGTCGACTCGTTCTGCGTGGACTTCGACGGCGCCCACACCCGGATCTCCCGTGAGCATCTCGAACGGGAGCTGCTGGCCGTGCTGCCCGCACCCGGACCGGAGGCACCTGCGACGGGAGCCTGA
- a CDS encoding P-II family nitrogen regulator — translation MKLITAIVKPFTLEDVKAGLEQAGVLGMTVSEVQGYGRQKGHTEVYRGAEYSVDFVPKVRVEVVVDDSAVDKVVETIVEASRTGKIGDGKVWVTPVESVIRVRTGERGSDAL, via the coding sequence ATGAAGCTGATCACGGCGATCGTCAAGCCGTTCACGCTCGAGGACGTCAAGGCAGGCCTCGAACAGGCGGGCGTACTGGGCATGACCGTCAGCGAGGTGCAGGGCTACGGCCGGCAGAAGGGCCACACCGAGGTGTACCGCGGCGCGGAATACTCCGTCGACTTCGTGCCGAAGGTGCGGGTCGAGGTCGTCGTGGACGACTCCGCGGTGGACAAGGTCGTGGAGACCATCGTGGAGGCGTCGCGTACCGGGAAGATCGGTGACGGCAAGGTCTGGGTCACCCCGGTCGAGTCGGTCATCCGGGTCCGCACCGGAGAACGAGGTTCGGATGCGCTCTGA
- the ftsY gene encoding signal recognition particle-docking protein FtsY, giving the protein MSTGAWIVIAAALAVVLVALVVGLTLYRRRQVSLKAQPKSQETPQLGTAETKDRSGGYKAQSGFSFSQGTAAPPKPAPKPTPKPTPKAEPEPAPKPRTVPLPEEVTEAPPATPAAPAEPKPAPKPAEPEPAEPEPAEPEPVEPEVAPEPAVAEPEPVEPEVVREAAPAPETVTEPETAPEVAEPEAAPEITEPAGPAAVPPAPPIEEIEPTAGRLTRLRGRLARSQSAVGKSLLGLLGGGDLDEDSWEEIEDTLLIADLGAATTTKIVDRLREEMAAHSVRTEADARAVLRSVLVDELRPELDRSIRALPHDDHPAVLLVVGVNGTGKTTTTGKLARVLVADGRRVLLGAADTFRAAAADQLQTWAERVGAEVVRGKEGADPAAVAFDSVSKGIENGVDAVLVDTAGRLHTKTGLMDELGKVKRVVEKKAVVDEVLLVLDATIGQNGLMQARVFAEVVDITGVVLTKLDGTAKGGIVFQVQHELGVPVKLVGLGEGADDLAPFEPEAFVDALLG; this is encoded by the coding sequence GTGAGTACCGGAGCCTGGATAGTCATCGCCGCCGCCCTGGCGGTCGTTCTCGTCGCGCTCGTGGTCGGGCTGACCCTGTACCGCCGGCGGCAGGTGTCACTGAAGGCCCAGCCGAAATCTCAGGAGACCCCGCAGCTCGGCACCGCCGAGACCAAGGATCGTTCCGGCGGGTACAAGGCCCAGAGCGGGTTCAGCTTCTCGCAGGGTACGGCGGCACCGCCGAAGCCGGCCCCGAAGCCGACACCGAAGCCGACGCCGAAGGCGGAACCGGAGCCCGCGCCGAAGCCGCGCACCGTGCCGCTGCCGGAGGAGGTCACCGAGGCGCCGCCGGCCACCCCGGCCGCGCCCGCGGAACCGAAGCCGGCCCCGAAGCCTGCCGAGCCCGAGCCCGCCGAGCCCGAGCCCGCCGAGCCGGAACCCGTCGAGCCCGAGGTCGCACCCGAACCGGCCGTCGCGGAACCCGAACCCGTCGAGCCCGAGGTCGTTCGGGAGGCCGCACCGGCACCCGAGACCGTCACCGAGCCGGAGACCGCCCCTGAGGTCGCTGAACCGGAAGCTGCCCCCGAGATCACCGAGCCGGCCGGTCCCGCGGCCGTGCCGCCCGCCCCTCCGATCGAGGAGATCGAACCCACCGCGGGCCGTCTCACCCGCCTGCGTGGGCGTCTCGCGCGGTCGCAGTCCGCGGTCGGCAAGAGCCTGCTCGGCCTCCTCGGAGGCGGTGACCTCGACGAGGACTCGTGGGAGGAGATCGAGGACACCCTCCTCATCGCCGACCTCGGCGCCGCCACCACCACCAAGATCGTCGACCGGCTGCGGGAGGAGATGGCCGCGCACAGCGTGCGCACCGAAGCCGACGCCCGCGCCGTGCTGCGCAGCGTCCTCGTCGACGAACTCCGTCCCGAACTCGACCGTTCCATCCGGGCGCTGCCGCACGACGACCACCCGGCCGTCCTGCTCGTCGTCGGTGTCAACGGCACCGGCAAGACCACCACGACCGGCAAGCTCGCCCGCGTCCTCGTCGCCGACGGGCGGCGCGTGCTGCTCGGCGCCGCCGACACCTTCCGTGCCGCGGCCGCCGACCAGTTGCAGACCTGGGCCGAGCGGGTCGGGGCGGAGGTCGTGCGCGGCAAGGAGGGCGCCGACCCTGCGGCTGTCGCGTTCGACTCGGTGTCGAAGGGCATCGAGAACGGGGTCGACGCGGTCCTGGTCGACACCGCCGGCCGCCTCCACACCAAGACCGGTCTGATGGACGAGCTCGGCAAGGTCAAGCGCGTCGTCGAGAAGAAGGCCGTCGTCGACGAGGTGCTCCTCGTGCTCGACGCGACCATCGGTCAGAACGGCCTGATGCAGGCACGCGTGTTCGCCGAGGTCGTCGACATCACCGGTGTGGTGCTCACCAAGCTCGACGGCACCGCCAAGGGCGGCATCGTCTTCCAGGTGCAGCACGAGCTCGGTGTGCCCGTGAAGCTGGTGGGGCTCGGCGAGGGCGCCGACGACCTCGCCCCGTTCGAACCGGAGGCCTTCGTGGACGCCCTGCTGGGCTGA
- a CDS encoding ammonium transporter, with product MEEVVNTGDAAWMLMAASLVLLMTPGLAFFYGGMSRSKSVLNMMMMSFGAMALIGVIYVLWGWSMSYGSESVLGIFANPFEQFGLQGSIYDDEGGFLPGIGDYPQIIDIGFQVTFAIITTALISGALAERVKFGTWMAFVAIWVTCAYFPLAHMVWGGGLLSGSEDSIAASLFGTVDDGEGGLVAAVSPIDFAGGTVVHINAGIAALVLAVIIGKRIGFGRTAFRPHNLPFVMLGAALLWFGWFGFNAGSAFAADGTAGLAWVNTTTATAAAILGWLVTERVRDGKATSLGAASGAVAGLVAITPAAGSLSPVGSIVLGVIAGVLSALAVGLKYKFGYDDSLDVVGVHLVSGLWGTVAIGFLGTETGLFYGGDYKQLVIQIVIAVVALVFTAIVTAVIAFALKPMGWRVSEEEEARGIDEAEHAESAYDFAAALK from the coding sequence GTGGAGGAAGTGGTGAACACCGGCGACGCAGCATGGATGCTCATGGCGGCGTCGCTCGTGCTTCTGATGACCCCGGGCCTGGCGTTCTTCTACGGCGGAATGTCCCGCTCCAAGTCCGTGCTCAACATGATGATGATGTCCTTCGGGGCGATGGCCCTCATCGGCGTCATCTACGTGCTGTGGGGCTGGTCGATGTCCTACGGCTCCGAGAGCGTGCTCGGGATCTTCGCGAACCCGTTCGAACAGTTCGGTCTGCAGGGCTCGATCTACGACGACGAGGGTGGGTTCCTGCCCGGTATCGGTGACTACCCCCAGATCATCGACATCGGATTCCAGGTGACCTTCGCGATCATCACCACCGCTCTGATCAGCGGTGCGCTCGCCGAGCGCGTCAAGTTCGGCACCTGGATGGCGTTCGTGGCGATCTGGGTCACCTGCGCGTACTTCCCGCTCGCCCACATGGTCTGGGGCGGTGGCCTGCTCTCCGGTTCCGAGGACAGCATCGCCGCGTCCCTGTTCGGCACCGTCGACGACGGTGAGGGTGGCCTCGTCGCCGCGGTCTCGCCGATCGACTTCGCCGGTGGCACCGTCGTCCACATCAACGCGGGTATCGCAGCTCTGGTCCTGGCCGTGATCATCGGCAAGCGCATCGGTTTCGGCCGCACCGCCTTCCGTCCGCACAACCTGCCGTTCGTCATGCTCGGCGCCGCTCTGCTGTGGTTCGGATGGTTCGGCTTCAACGCCGGTTCGGCCTTCGCCGCCGACGGCACCGCCGGCCTGGCGTGGGTCAACACCACCACCGCCACCGCCGCCGCGATCCTCGGCTGGCTCGTCACCGAGCGTGTCCGTGACGGCAAGGCCACCAGCCTCGGTGCCGCCTCCGGTGCCGTCGCCGGCCTGGTCGCCATCACCCCCGCCGCCGGTTCGCTGAGCCCGGTCGGCTCGATCGTCCTCGGTGTGATCGCCGGTGTCCTGTCGGCTCTCGCGGTCGGCCTGAAGTACAAGTTCGGCTACGACGACTCGCTCGACGTGGTCGGCGTCCACCTCGTCTCCGGACTGTGGGGCACCGTCGCCATCGGTTTCCTCGGCACCGAGACCGGTCTGTTCTACGGTGGCGACTACAAGCAGCTCGTCATCCAGATCGTCATCGCAGTCGTCGCCCTGGTCTTCACCGCGATCGTCACCGCCGTGATCGCCTTCGCGCTCAAGCCGATGGGCTGGCGGGTGTCGGAGGAGGAAGAGGCACGAGGCATCGACGAGGCCGAGCACGCGGAGTCCGCATACGACTTCGCAGCCGCCCTCAAGTGA
- the smc gene encoding chromosome segregation protein SMC, whose amino-acid sequence MYLKSLTLKGFKSFASSTTLRFEPGITCVVGPNGSGKSNVVDALTWVMGEQGAKALRGGKMQDVIFAGTSGRPPLGRAEVTLTIDNSDGALPIEYSEVSVTRRMFRDGAGEYEINGSPCRLMDVQELLSDSGIGREMHVIVGQGRLAAILESRPEDRRAFIEEAAGVLKHRKRKEKALRKLDSMQANLARLTDLTAELRRQLKPLGRQAEVARRAQTIQAELRDARLRLAADDLVTRRAELSGHDEQEKVIRERLDNVLATLDDANAELARFEKALAELTPAAEASSQSWFRLSALAERVSATVRVAQERARHLHTEPEDRSGQDPDEMEARADRIAVEEAELLEAVEIAHGALEAAREQLADQEEAAAEAERAHLAAVRAVADRREGLARLTGQVETMRTRADSIDAEIGRLTVAIEEARLRGVAAREEYETAQARIPDLDAAEVEADAQHERALEALRLADARVTELQEAERAAGKEVASLTARIEALSMGLERTDGAAWLLEKHGEGLTGRIADRLRISAGYEAAVAAALGAAADALEARTADAATSAVTELAQADQGRVAFVIAGAAGGPARGSLPEGARWLGEVVDCPAELRGGLDGLLAHTIVVDDLPTALEICAARPDLRAVTRSGDLAGAGWVIGGSDRAPSTLEIQAAIDTSRAALDQAVRRSEELAAALAGALAEQAERAEHVEQTLAALNESDAAISALYEQLGRLGQAARTAQAEADRLTRQRSEAERQRDVARQKVLELEERLRHAEDDSAGTGEGSATEHTAAEREMAAAALAEVRAVEVEARLAARTAEERAEALRGKADSLRRAAQAEREARARAERARIARRQAAAVAAAVAEAGQRVAAQLDEVVATALTRRDELNRRRAECAEQLERARELVRELSAQRDQLTDAVHRDEVARAQAALRIEQLEQAIVEQHGIAPDDLVAEYGPDVPLPPTPLEMAEYEQAKERGEQVVAPQPMPYDRATQERRAKRAEKDLATLGRVNPLALEEFAALEERYNFLATQLEDVKSARKDLLAVVEEVDARILQVFTEAYADVEREFEQVFAKLFPGGEGRLVLTDPGDMLTTGVEVEARPPGKKVKRLSLLSGGEKSLTAVAMLVAIFRARPSPFYVMDEVEAALDDTNLRRLIGLFEQLREKSQLIVITHQKPTMEIADALYGVSMRGDGITRVISQRLRGRDVTTPVPEPEEELQA is encoded by the coding sequence ATGTATCTCAAGAGTCTGACGCTGAAGGGCTTCAAGTCCTTCGCCTCGTCGACGACTCTGCGTTTCGAACCGGGCATCACCTGCGTCGTCGGCCCCAACGGCTCCGGCAAGTCGAACGTCGTCGACGCCCTGACCTGGGTGATGGGGGAGCAGGGCGCCAAGGCCCTGCGCGGCGGCAAGATGCAGGACGTCATCTTCGCCGGTACCTCGGGCCGGCCCCCGCTCGGCCGCGCCGAGGTCACGCTCACCATCGACAACTCCGACGGGGCGCTGCCCATCGAGTACTCCGAGGTCTCGGTGACCCGCCGTATGTTCCGCGACGGCGCGGGCGAGTACGAGATCAACGGCAGCCCCTGCCGCCTCATGGACGTGCAGGAACTGCTGTCGGACTCCGGTATCGGCCGGGAGATGCACGTCATCGTCGGGCAGGGGCGCCTCGCCGCGATCCTCGAGTCCCGCCCCGAGGACCGCCGCGCCTTCATCGAGGAGGCCGCCGGCGTCCTCAAGCACCGCAAGCGCAAGGAGAAGGCGCTGCGGAAACTCGACTCGATGCAGGCCAACCTCGCCCGCCTCACCGACCTCACCGCCGAACTGCGCCGCCAGCTCAAGCCGCTCGGACGCCAGGCCGAGGTCGCGCGGCGCGCCCAGACGATCCAGGCCGAGCTGCGCGACGCCCGCCTGCGCCTGGCCGCCGACGACCTCGTGACCCGCCGCGCCGAACTGTCCGGCCACGACGAGCAGGAGAAGGTGATCCGCGAGCGCCTCGACAACGTGCTCGCCACCCTCGACGACGCCAACGCCGAACTCGCCCGCTTCGAGAAGGCCCTCGCCGAGCTGACCCCCGCCGCCGAGGCGTCCTCCCAGAGCTGGTTCCGGCTCTCCGCCCTTGCCGAACGGGTGTCCGCGACCGTGCGGGTCGCGCAGGAACGCGCCCGCCACCTCCACACCGAACCCGAGGACCGGTCCGGGCAGGATCCCGACGAGATGGAGGCCCGCGCCGACCGCATCGCGGTCGAGGAGGCGGAACTCCTCGAAGCCGTCGAGATCGCCCACGGTGCACTGGAGGCCGCGCGCGAGCAGCTCGCCGACCAGGAGGAGGCCGCCGCGGAGGCCGAACGCGCCCACCTCGCCGCCGTCCGCGCGGTCGCCGACCGGCGCGAGGGCCTGGCCCGCTTGACCGGCCAGGTGGAGACGATGCGCACCCGCGCCGACTCCATCGACGCCGAGATCGGGCGGCTGACCGTCGCCATCGAGGAGGCCCGGCTGCGCGGTGTCGCCGCCCGGGAGGAGTACGAGACCGCGCAGGCCCGCATCCCCGATCTCGACGCCGCCGAGGTCGAGGCCGACGCCCAGCACGAACGGGCCCTGGAGGCCCTGCGCCTCGCCGACGCCCGGGTGACCGAACTGCAGGAGGCCGAACGCGCCGCGGGCAAGGAGGTCGCCTCCCTCACCGCCCGCATCGAGGCCCTGTCCATGGGTCTCGAACGCACCGACGGCGCCGCCTGGCTGCTCGAGAAGCACGGTGAAGGCCTCACCGGGCGCATCGCCGACCGCCTCCGCATCTCCGCCGGATACGAGGCCGCGGTCGCCGCCGCACTGGGGGCGGCCGCGGACGCCCTCGAAGCCCGCACCGCCGACGCCGCGACCTCCGCGGTGACCGAACTCGCGCAGGCCGACCAGGGCCGGGTGGCCTTCGTGATCGCCGGTGCCGCGGGCGGCCCCGCCCGGGGAAGCCTCCCCGAAGGAGCGCGGTGGCTCGGCGAGGTCGTGGACTGCCCCGCCGAACTGCGCGGTGGCCTCGACGGCCTGCTCGCCCACACGATCGTCGTCGACGATCTGCCCACCGCCCTGGAGATCTGCGCCGCACGTCCCGATCTGCGGGCGGTGACCCGCAGCGGCGACCTCGCCGGTGCCGGCTGGGTGATCGGCGGGTCCGACCGCGCACCGAGCACCCTCGAGATCCAGGCCGCCATCGACACCTCCCGCGCCGCCCTCGACCAGGCCGTGCGCCGCTCCGAGGAACTGGCCGCCGCGCTGGCCGGTGCGCTCGCCGAGCAGGCCGAGCGCGCCGAGCACGTCGAACAGACCCTGGCCGCCCTCAACGAGTCCGACGCGGCGATCTCCGCCCTCTACGAGCAGCTCGGCCGGCTCGGCCAGGCCGCCCGCACCGCCCAGGCGGAGGCCGACCGTCTGACCCGGCAGCGGTCCGAGGCCGAGAGGCAACGCGATGTCGCCCGCCAGAAGGTCCTCGAACTCGAGGAACGGCTGCGCCACGCCGAGGACGACTCCGCGGGTACCGGCGAGGGCTCGGCCACCGAGCACACCGCGGCCGAGCGGGAGATGGCCGCGGCCGCGCTCGCCGAGGTGCGGGCCGTCGAGGTCGAGGCCCGGCTCGCCGCCCGCACCGCCGAGGAACGCGCCGAGGCGCTCCGCGGCAAGGCCGACTCGCTGCGCCGGGCCGCGCAGGCCGAACGCGAGGCCCGCGCCCGCGCCGAACGCGCCCGGATCGCCCGCCGCCAGGCCGCCGCGGTGGCCGCCGCCGTCGCCGAGGCCGGACAGCGTGTGGCCGCGCAGCTCGACGAGGTGGTCGCCACCGCGCTCACCCGCCGCGACGAGCTGAACCGCCGTCGCGCCGAGTGCGCCGAACAGCTCGAACGGGCCCGCGAACTCGTGCGTGAACTGTCCGCGCAGCGCGACCAGCTCACCGACGCGGTGCACCGCGACGAGGTCGCCCGCGCCCAGGCCGCCCTGCGGATCGAGCAGCTCGAGCAGGCCATCGTCGAACAGCACGGCATCGCCCCGGACGATCTCGTCGCCGAGTACGGCCCTGACGTCCCGTTGCCGCCCACCCCGCTGGAGATGGCCGAGTACGAGCAGGCCAAGGAACGCGGGGAACAGGTCGTCGCGCCGCAGCCGATGCCCTACGACCGGGCGACGCAGGAACGCCGCGCCAAGCGCGCGGAGAAGGACCTCGCGACCCTCGGCCGGGTCAACCCGCTCGCGCTGGAGGAGTTCGCGGCGCTCGAGGAGCGCTACAACTTCCTCGCCACCCAGCTCGAGGACGTCAAGAGCGCCCGCAAGGATCTGCTCGCGGTCGTCGAGGAGGTCGACGCCCGCATCCTGCAGGTGTTCACCGAGGCGTACGCCGACGTCGAGCGCGAGTTCGAGCAGGTGTTCGCGAAACTGTTCCCCGGCGGCGAGGGCCGGCTGGTCCTCACCGATCCCGGCGACATGCTCACCACCGGAGTCGAGGTCGAGGCGCGCCCGCCGGGCAAGAAGGTCAAGCGCCTGTCGCTGCTGTCCGGTGGCGAGAAGTCGCTGACCGCCGTGGCGATGCTCGTGGCGATCTTCCGGGCCCGTCCGTCGCCGTTCTACGTGATGGACGAGGTCGAGGCCGCCCTCGACGACACCAACCTGCGCCGGCTGATCGGGCTCTTCGAGCAGTTGCGGGAGAAGTCCCAACTCATCGTCATCACGCACCAGAAGCCGACGATGGAGATCGCCGACGCACTGTACGGCGTGAGCATGCGCGGCGACGGCATCACCCGCGTGATCTCGCAGCGTCTGCGGGGACGCGACGTGACGACACCCGTCCCCGAGCCGGAGGAGGAGCTCCAGGCCTGA